A genomic window from Camelina sativa cultivar DH55 chromosome 2, Cs, whole genome shotgun sequence includes:
- the LOC104717379 gene encoding NHP2-like protein 1 produces MTVEAVNPKAYPLADAQLAITILDLVQQATNYKQLKKGANEATKTLNRGISEFVVMAADAEPLEILLHLPLLAEDKNVPYVFVPSKQALGRACGVTRPVIACSVTSNEASQLKTQIQQLKDAIEKLLI; encoded by the exons atgacggtAGAAGCAGTAAACCCTAAGGCTTACCCGTTAGCTGATGCTCAGCTAGCGATAACGATTCTTGATCTTGTTCAACAAGCTACGAATTACAAACAGCTTAAGAAGGGAGCTAATGAAGCTACAAAGACATTGAACCGTGGTATCTCTGAGTTCGTTGTTATGGCTGCTGATGCTGAGCCTCTTgagattcttcttcatcttcctcttcttgccGAAGATAAG AATGTGCCGTATGTGTTTGTGCCATCAAAGCAAGCCCTTGGAAGAGCATGTGGTGTAACAAGGCCTGTTATCGCTTGTTCGGTTACATCAAACGAGGCTAGTCAGTTGAAAACTCAAATTCAGCAGCTCAAGGATGCAATTGAGAAGCTCCTCATCTAA
- the LOC104717401 gene encoding uncharacterized protein LOC104717401, with product MAGVEVEKIVPNTEEKTTTTTEPTTETPKETVHTDDSATAVEVEIKGEEAPKVENETEKTETAPVEEEKPVEVPAAVEEKDVTPAAEAPAVDGKAV from the exons ATGGCTGGTGTTGAG GTTGAGAAAATAGTACCAAACACTGAAGAGAAGACGACAACAACAACCGAGCCAACAACCGAGACGCCTAAAGAAACCGTTCACACAGATGACTCAGCCACTGCGGTTGAAGTTGAAatcaaaggagaagaagcacCAAAGGTAGAAAACGAAACTGAAAAAACCGAGACAGCTCCGGTTGAAGAGGAGAAACCAGTTGAAGTTCCAGCAGCTGTGGAGGAGAAAGATGTTACACCGGCTGCAGAAGCTCCCGCTGTTGATGGCAAGGCAGTGTAA
- the LOC104717389 gene encoding ER membrane protein complex subunit 3-like: protein MAEDLVLDTAIRDWVLIPLSVVMVLIGILRYFVSKLMRSSPTPDAKMVKEGQVVIRARNLKVGANFIPPRSFRTRRFYFTNEENGLLHVPKGEAPTNPQAAMFSDPNMAMDMMKKNLSMIIPQTLTFAWVNFFFSGFVAAKIPFPLTQRFRSMLQNGIDLSTVDVSYVSSRSWYFLNLFGLRGLFSLILGDENAIDDTQRMMQMGGFGFDASKSLGAEKDGLDIIQHEWALPRFEQRAESVLRKLVK, encoded by the exons ATGGCGGAGGATCTAGTTCTTGATACGGCGATCAGAGATTGGGTTCTGATTCCTCTCTCAGTTGTGATGGTTCTTATTGGTATTTTGAGATACTTTGTCTCTAAGCTTATGcgttcttctccaactccagatgCTAAGATGGTTAAAGAAGG GCAAGTTGTAATCAGAGCTCGTAATCTTAAAGTTGGTGCTAATTTCATCCCGCCGAGATCATTTCGTACTCGGAGATTCTACTTTACTAACGAG GAGAATGGTTTGCTACATGTACCCAAGGGAGAAGCTCCAACAAATCCACAAGCTGCTATGTTTTCTGATCCTAACATGGCCATGgatatgatgaagaaaaacCTTTCTATGATTATTCCTCAG ACTCTCACTTTTGCATGggtcaacttcttcttctctggatTTGTTGCAG CCAAAATACCGTTTCCATTGACTCAAAGGTTCAGATCAATGCTACAGAATGGCATTGACTTGAGCACTGTTGATGTTAGCTACGTGAGTAGTCGTTCTTG GTACTTTTTGAACTTGTTTGGATTAAGAGGCTTGTTCAGTCTAATTCTCGGAGATGAAAATG CCATTGATGACACACAGCGTATGATGCAAATGGGTGGGTTTGGATTTGATGCATCAAAg AGCCTGGGTGCAGAGAAGGATGGTCTCGACATAATTCAACACGAATGGGCCCTACCTCGATTTGAGCAGCGCGCAGAATCTGTATTAAGAAAACTCGTGAAGTAG
- the LOC104717363 gene encoding transcription initiation factor IIF subunit alpha isoform X1, translating into MSYCLQLKPACIGCGSQSDLYGSSCRHMTLCLKCGKTMAENKAKCLDCGTVLTRLIREYNVRAAAPTDKNYFIGRFVTGLPNFKKSSENKWSLRKDIPQGRQYTDAQREKLKNKPWILEDETGQFQYQGHLEGSQSATYYLLVMQNKEFVAIPAGSWYNFNKVAQYKQLTLEEAEEKMKNRRKTADGYQRWMMKAANNGPALFGEVDNDKEAGGSSGGGGRGRKKSSGGDEEEGNVSDRGDEDEEEEASRKSRLGLNKKSNDDDEENPRGGDLDMDDDDIEKGDDWEHEEIFTDDDEAVGNDPEEREDLLAPEIPAPPEIKQDEDDEENEEEEGGLSKSGKELKKLLGKSNGLNESDEDDDDDSEEEEETNVSPVTNLKQKEVAKEEPVETAPAKPAPSGPARGTPPAKPSKGKRKLESDSKKPSSSVQKKVKTENQDPRSSVKEERTNTVSKSNTPTKSVKAEPASAPASSSAATGPVTEDEIRAVLMEKKQVTTQDLVSRFKARLKTKEDKNAFADILRKISKIQKNAGSQNFVVLREK; encoded by the exons ATGTCGTACTGTTTGCAATTGAAACCGGCTTGTATCGGATGTGGATCACAATCCGATTTGTATGGAAGCTCTTGCAGACACATGACCTTGTGTTTGAAGTGTGGTAAAACCATGGCTGAGAATAAAGCTAAGTGTCTCGATTGTGGAACCGTCCTCACACGTTTGATTCGG GAATATAACGTTCGTGCGGCGGCACCGACGGATAAGAACTACTTCATTGGTAGATTTGTGACTGGTCTTCCTAATTTCAAGAAAAGCTCTGAGAATAAATGGTCTCTTCGTAAAGATATACCACAAGGTCGTCAGTATACTGATGCACAAAGG GAGAAGTTAAAGAACAAACCTTGGATCTTGGAAGATGAGACTGGTCAGTTTCAGTATCAAGGACATCTTGAAGGCTCTCAGTCTGCAACTTACTATCTCTTAGTGATGCAGAACAAAGAGTTTGTTGCGATTCCTGCTGGTTCTTG GTATAACTTCAACAAGGTGGCACAGTATAAACAACTTACATTGGAAGAAGcggaagagaagatgaagaatcgTAGAAAGACGGCTGATGGGTATCAAAGGTGGATGATGAAAGCTGCTAATAATGGTCCTGCGTTATTTGGAGAAGTGGATAATGACAAAGAGGCCGGTGGAAGCAGTGGAGGTGGTGGCAGGGGTCGTAAAAAGTCTTCAGggggtgatgaagaagaaggaaatgtCTCTGATAGAGGGgacgaagatgaagaggaagaggcaTCACGGAAAAGTAGACTTGGGCTTAATAAAAAgagtaatgatgatgatgaagaaaatccAAGGGGTGGTGACCTTGAtatggatgatgatgacattGAGAAGG GGGATGACTGGGAGCATGAGGAAATTTTCaccgatgatgatgaagcagtTGGTAATGATCCTGAGGAACGTGAAGACCTTCTGGCTCCTGAAATTCCTGCTCCTCCAGAAATAAAGCAG gatgaagatgatgaagaaaacgaagaagaggaGGGAGGGTTGAGTAAATCTGGTAAAGAGTTAAAGAAACTGCTCGGTAAGTCTAATGGTTTGAATGAATCtgacgaagacgatgatgatgattcagaaGAG GAGGAGGAGACAAACGTCAGTCCAGTTACGAATTTAAAACAGAAGGAGGTGGCGAAAGAAGAACCTGTTGAAACTGCACCTGCAAAACCTGCACCATCTGGACCTGCTCGTGGAACACCTCCTGCAAAACCATCTAAGGGAAAGAGAAAACTAGAAAGCGATTCTAAAAAGCCTAGCAGCTCTGTTCAAAAGAAAGTGAAGACTGAAAAC CAGGATCCGAGATCTTCAGTGAAGGAAGAGAGAACAAACACAGTTTCAAAATCCAACACACCAACAAAATCAGTGAAAGCTGAACCAGCTTCAGCTCCTGCATCATCCTCAGCTGCGACCGGGCCTGTAACTGAAGACGAAATCCGGGCAGTTCTGATGGAGAAGAAGCAAGTCACTACACAGGATCTTGTTTCCAGGTTTAAGGCAAGACTTAAGACCAAAGAG GACAAGAATGCTTTTGCCGATATTCTGAGGAAGATCTCAAAGATACAGAAGAACGCTGGTTCTCAAAACTTCGTCGTCCTGAGAGAAAAATGA
- the LOC104717363 gene encoding transcription initiation factor IIF subunit alpha isoform X2, which yields MSYCLQLKPACIGCGSQSDLYGSSCRHMTLCLKCGKTMAENKAKCLDCGTVLTRLIREYNVRAAAPTDKNYFIGRFVTGLPNFKKSSENKWSLRKDIPQGRQYTDAQREKLKNKPWILEDETGQFQYQGHLEGSQSATYYLLVMQNKEFVAIPAGSWYNFNKVAQYKQLTLEEAEEKMKNRRKTADGYQRWMMKAANNGPALFGEVDNDKEAGGSSGGGGRGRKKSSGGDEEEGNVSDRGDEDEEEEASRKSRLGLNKKSNDDDEENPRGGDLDMDDDDIEKGDDWEHEEIFTDDDEAVGNDPEEREDLLAPEIPAPPEIKQDEDDEENEEEEGGLSKSGKELKKLLGKSNGLNESDEDDDDDSEEEEETNVSPVTNLKQKEVAKEEPVETAPAKPAPSGPARGTPPAKPSKGKRKLESDSKKPSSSVQKKVKTENDPRSSVKEERTNTVSKSNTPTKSVKAEPASAPASSSAATGPVTEDEIRAVLMEKKQVTTQDLVSRFKARLKTKEDKNAFADILRKISKIQKNAGSQNFVVLREK from the exons ATGTCGTACTGTTTGCAATTGAAACCGGCTTGTATCGGATGTGGATCACAATCCGATTTGTATGGAAGCTCTTGCAGACACATGACCTTGTGTTTGAAGTGTGGTAAAACCATGGCTGAGAATAAAGCTAAGTGTCTCGATTGTGGAACCGTCCTCACACGTTTGATTCGG GAATATAACGTTCGTGCGGCGGCACCGACGGATAAGAACTACTTCATTGGTAGATTTGTGACTGGTCTTCCTAATTTCAAGAAAAGCTCTGAGAATAAATGGTCTCTTCGTAAAGATATACCACAAGGTCGTCAGTATACTGATGCACAAAGG GAGAAGTTAAAGAACAAACCTTGGATCTTGGAAGATGAGACTGGTCAGTTTCAGTATCAAGGACATCTTGAAGGCTCTCAGTCTGCAACTTACTATCTCTTAGTGATGCAGAACAAAGAGTTTGTTGCGATTCCTGCTGGTTCTTG GTATAACTTCAACAAGGTGGCACAGTATAAACAACTTACATTGGAAGAAGcggaagagaagatgaagaatcgTAGAAAGACGGCTGATGGGTATCAAAGGTGGATGATGAAAGCTGCTAATAATGGTCCTGCGTTATTTGGAGAAGTGGATAATGACAAAGAGGCCGGTGGAAGCAGTGGAGGTGGTGGCAGGGGTCGTAAAAAGTCTTCAGggggtgatgaagaagaaggaaatgtCTCTGATAGAGGGgacgaagatgaagaggaagaggcaTCACGGAAAAGTAGACTTGGGCTTAATAAAAAgagtaatgatgatgatgaagaaaatccAAGGGGTGGTGACCTTGAtatggatgatgatgacattGAGAAGG GGGATGACTGGGAGCATGAGGAAATTTTCaccgatgatgatgaagcagtTGGTAATGATCCTGAGGAACGTGAAGACCTTCTGGCTCCTGAAATTCCTGCTCCTCCAGAAATAAAGCAG gatgaagatgatgaagaaaacgaagaagaggaGGGAGGGTTGAGTAAATCTGGTAAAGAGTTAAAGAAACTGCTCGGTAAGTCTAATGGTTTGAATGAATCtgacgaagacgatgatgatgattcagaaGAG GAGGAGGAGACAAACGTCAGTCCAGTTACGAATTTAAAACAGAAGGAGGTGGCGAAAGAAGAACCTGTTGAAACTGCACCTGCAAAACCTGCACCATCTGGACCTGCTCGTGGAACACCTCCTGCAAAACCATCTAAGGGAAAGAGAAAACTAGAAAGCGATTCTAAAAAGCCTAGCAGCTCTGTTCAAAAGAAAGTGAAGACTGAAAAC GATCCGAGATCTTCAGTGAAGGAAGAGAGAACAAACACAGTTTCAAAATCCAACACACCAACAAAATCAGTGAAAGCTGAACCAGCTTCAGCTCCTGCATCATCCTCAGCTGCGACCGGGCCTGTAACTGAAGACGAAATCCGGGCAGTTCTGATGGAGAAGAAGCAAGTCACTACACAGGATCTTGTTTCCAGGTTTAAGGCAAGACTTAAGACCAAAGAG GACAAGAATGCTTTTGCCGATATTCTGAGGAAGATCTCAAAGATACAGAAGAACGCTGGTTCTCAAAACTTCGTCGTCCTGAGAGAAAAATGA